CATCGAAAACAATGTATCCATCCTGAATGGTGCCAGAATCGGGCAGCATTGTCACATTCACTCCGGGGCTGTATTAGCAGGCCTGCCGCAAGACATGAAATACAAGGGAGAATATACCACCGTAGAGATCGGCGACCGGAATATTATCCGGGAATCGGTAACCATCAACAAAGGCACAAATACCAAGAAAGTGACACGAATCGGGCACAACAACATGATAATGGCCAATGCCCACATCGGTCACGACTGTGAAATCGGAAACCATTGCATCATCGGATTTAGCGTGGGAATGGCAGGAGAAGTAATTGTGGATGACTTTGCCAACATCAGCGGGCTAACCGGAATTCACCAGTTTTCGAAAATCGGTGAACACTGCATGGTCAGCGGACTGAGCAAGGTCAACAAGGATATTCCTCCTTACATCATCGCGGCCCGGGAACCACTTTACTACGCTGGCATCAATCTGGTCGGCTTAAAACGAAAGGGATTTACATTGGCTAAACTGGATGAGCTAAAAGAAATTTACCGAATTATTTTTCAGCAAAAACGGAATACTTCTTATGCGATTAGCTTTATCGAAAACAATTTCAAGCAGACCGTAGAAAGGGATAAGATTCTGGATTTCATCAGGCAATCAGAAAGAGGAATCATCAAAGGATACCACGAATAAAACAAATGTCTGTCGTGAAGAGCTGAACGCCTCAGAAACCTTAAATTACCATTAGCCACAAACACCGCAATTTAATTAACATATGTTCTACCCGAATTCCTTACATTTGTAGTAAGTCGTTCAAAAAACACATGATTGTTAATCGAATTGATTGATTTACCTATCGTCATCTGCCTAACCTCGTCCCAATATGAAAAAGGCCGGTAAGATTTTTTTATATACGTTGCTTTCGATCTTTCTGTTCGTCATCCTGCTGGTTGTTGTGGCCGGGTTGGCCCAGAATCGAATCGTTAGATTGGCTTTGGATCAGGTCAGTAAAACGACCGATATTCCCATCCAGGTTGGAGATATCCAGTTCTCCCTGATTCAACGATTTCCGTTAGCTACCCTCGAGTGTAAAAATCTGTTGATTAGCTCCCCCGATACACTGGAAAATTCCCGGGATACCTTGCTCAATGCTGGAAACCTGTATGTTTCGTTCGAGGTGAAACCTCTGTTGAAAGGTATTTTCGAGGTAAAAAAGGTGGAAATACAAAACGCTGATGCATTCTACCGGGTGGATAGTCTGGGAAAGAGCAATTATGATTTTCTGATAGACACCACTCAAACAGAAGCAATCGATACATCGTCCAATTCTATTTACCTGAATGTTGAAACTCTTCAACTTCAAAATGTAAGATGCCATTACCGTGATGACCATCTGAAAGCCGGGGGCAACCTGCTGGTGAATGAATTGAACTTATCAGGATTGATTGACAATCAGCAGTATTCAGGACAAATTACCGGATTGGCCCACCTGACGAACGGTTATGCTCGGGAAACCCGGCTAGAGCGAATGAAGAGCGCATCCATTCAATTCAATATGAACTACAAGGATGACACGCTGACTGTTCAGCAGGCCGACATCGATGTGGATGATAACGCGCAAATGGCGTTGAAAGGCTATATCAACATCAGCAAAAGCCTGATGGCCGACCTGGCTGTTCAGGCCCGGAATGTGAATATCGCAGGATTGACTCAATATTTGCCTTCCAACTATTTAAAAGAATATGGTATTCAGGAACCGGGTGGAAAACTCAATTTGGATGCCCATGTCACCGGCAACTTAACCGACTCCGTCCAACTGCCGCATGTCGATGCCACCCTCCAACTTTACAACGGGCGGGTGCAATACGGCG
This Prolixibacter sp. NT017 DNA region includes the following protein-coding sequences:
- the lpxA gene encoding acyl-ACP--UDP-N-acetylglucosamine O-acyltransferase translates to MISTNATIGKKSIIGKNVTIGNYTTIEDDVIIGDHTIIENNVSILNGARIGQHCHIHSGAVLAGLPQDMKYKGEYTTVEIGDRNIIRESVTINKGTNTKKVTRIGHNNMIMANAHIGHDCEIGNHCIIGFSVGMAGEVIVDDFANISGLTGIHQFSKIGEHCMVSGLSKVNKDIPPYIIAAREPLYYAGINLVGLKRKGFTLAKLDELKEIYRIIFQQKRNTSYAISFIENNFKQTVERDKILDFIRQSERGIIKGYHE